In a genomic window of Flavobacterium sp. KACC 22761:
- a CDS encoding glycoside hydrolase family 16 protein, which produces MKKVIMLLLISSACFAQEVKRKLIWEENFNKKELNEKDWNFEIGDGCPNLCGFGNNERQVYTKTNHEFKDGNLVIEARKEGAKYTSTKITTKGKKEFKYGRIEARAKLPVGQGIWPAFWMLGANIDEIHWPKAGEIDILEYIGRDPGMVYTTLHTQDSHGNTINTKRTPYPNIEEGYHIFAIEWTKEKMDFFVDKTLVYTFNPPVKNEDTWPFDKPFYIIVNLAVGGNFGGPEVDDKIFPQKYYVDYVRVYQ; this is translated from the coding sequence ATGAAAAAGGTAATTATGTTGCTGTTGATCAGCAGTGCTTGTTTTGCGCAGGAAGTAAAAAGAAAACTCATTTGGGAAGAAAATTTCAATAAAAAAGAATTGAATGAAAAAGATTGGAATTTTGAAATAGGCGACGGTTGTCCGAATCTTTGCGGTTTTGGAAACAATGAAAGACAGGTTTATACCAAAACAAATCATGAGTTTAAAGATGGAAATCTAGTCATAGAAGCCAGAAAAGAAGGTGCAAAATATACTTCGACAAAAATAACGACTAAAGGCAAAAAAGAATTTAAATACGGCCGAATTGAAGCCAGAGCAAAATTGCCTGTTGGTCAGGGAATTTGGCCAGCATTCTGGATGCTAGGAGCTAATATTGATGAAATTCATTGGCCAAAAGCAGGAGAAATTGATATTTTAGAATATATAGGACGCGATCCCGGAATGGTTTATACAACGCTACATACGCAAGACAGCCATGGAAATACGATCAATACCAAAAGAACGCCTTATCCTAATATTGAAGAAGGTTATCACATATTTGCAATCGAATGGACAAAAGAAAAAATGGATTTTTTTGTAGATAAAACATTGGTGTACACTTTTAATCCGCCAGTAAAAAATGAAGATACTTGGCCATTTGACAAACCTTTTTATATCATTGTCAATTTAGCTGTAGGAGGAAATTTTGGAGGACCAGAAGTTGATGATAAAATCTTTCCACAAAAGTACTATGTCGATTACGTGCGCGTGTATCAATAG
- a CDS encoding RNA polymerase sigma factor yields MAHLHIPDALLVKNYIDGNEVALSTLIKRHESKIYGFIYSKIADRDISNDIFQDTFIKVIKTLKSNSYNEEGKFLPWVMRISHNLIVDHFRKTKKMPMYRETEEFSIFSVMSDDSLTIEGKMILDQVEVDLKRLIEELPDDQKEVLVMRMYQDMSFKEISELTDVSINTALGRMRYALMNLRKIIDKHQIILTN; encoded by the coding sequence ATGGCTCATCTGCACATTCCAGACGCTCTGTTAGTGAAAAATTATATCGATGGCAATGAAGTTGCGCTGTCGACATTAATCAAAAGGCACGAATCTAAGATTTATGGTTTCATATATTCTAAGATTGCTGATAGAGATATTTCAAATGATATTTTTCAAGATACTTTTATTAAGGTGATCAAAACCTTAAAAAGTAATTCCTATAACGAAGAAGGCAAATTTTTGCCTTGGGTAATGCGTATATCACATAATTTGATTGTAGATCATTTCCGTAAAACCAAGAAAATGCCAATGTATAGAGAGACCGAAGAATTCTCAATCTTTTCTGTAATGTCTGACGATTCGCTGACAATTGAAGGCAAAATGATTCTGGATCAAGTCGAAGTTGATTTAAAAAGATTAATCGAAGAGCTTCCAGACGATCAAAAAGAAGTGCTAGTAATGCGTATGTATCAAGACATGAGTTTCAAGGAAATATCAGAGTTGACGGATGTTAGCATCAATACAGCACTAGGAAGAATGCGCTATGCATTAATGAATTTGAGAAAAATAATAGATAAACATCAAATTATTTTAACCAACTAA
- a CDS encoding tetratricopeptide repeat protein: MKMKFMILSILLINVGAYAQKAQIKDAQSLFDKGNSQEALIILNKTEYLIINAPDEDKSDFYFLKGNVYKDLASKNIDAANNFSLASQAYQDVFLFENESGKFKFTVKASAALKDMKSNLVNGAMADFKAGKFKESAEKSYKVYLFDKKDTLNLYNAASSSINAKDYNSAIKYYEELKKKNYSGSGVLYYATNKKTKEEDAFLSPKARQSAIDQGLYEKPRTESVPSKRIDVNNNLAYSYMENKDYAKAEAIYNYVLEMNPNYIDAYINLAYLKLQQKKAIADEIANLGTTPKEMQQYDKLNAKKDDIARSAIPYLKKALTIEPKNPDVTKTLLGVYRSLDMTNEYNALKAGM; the protein is encoded by the coding sequence ATGAAAATGAAATTTATGATTTTATCAATACTATTGATAAATGTTGGAGCATATGCCCAAAAAGCACAAATTAAAGATGCGCAGTCTCTTTTTGATAAAGGTAATTCACAAGAAGCACTAATAATTTTAAACAAGACCGAATATCTTATCATAAACGCGCCGGATGAGGATAAATCTGATTTTTATTTTTTGAAAGGAAATGTATATAAGGATTTAGCCAGTAAAAATATTGATGCAGCAAACAACTTCAGTCTTGCATCACAAGCTTATCAAGATGTGTTTTTGTTTGAAAATGAATCTGGAAAGTTCAAATTTACCGTAAAAGCGAGTGCCGCTTTAAAAGACATGAAGTCGAACTTGGTAAACGGTGCTATGGCCGATTTCAAAGCGGGAAAATTTAAAGAAAGTGCAGAGAAAAGCTATAAAGTATATTTGTTTGACAAAAAAGACACGCTGAATTTATACAACGCAGCTTCGTCGTCTATAAACGCTAAAGATTATAATTCGGCTATTAAATATTACGAAGAACTAAAGAAAAAGAATTATTCGGGAAGTGGCGTGCTTTATTATGCTACAAATAAAAAGACAAAAGAAGAAGATGCTTTCCTTTCTCCAAAAGCAAGACAATCAGCAATTGATCAAGGCCTTTATGAGAAACCAAGAACGGAATCAGTTCCTTCAAAAAGAATTGATGTAAATAACAACTTAGCATATTCTTATATGGAGAATAAAGATTATGCTAAAGCAGAAGCGATATACAATTATGTTTTAGAAATGAATCCTAATTATATTGATGCTTACATTAACCTTGCATATTTGAAATTGCAGCAAAAAAAGGCAATAGCTGATGAAATTGCAAACTTGGGAACAACTCCAAAAGAAATGCAGCAATATGACAAGCTAAATGCTAAAAAAGATGATATTGCAAGAAGTGCAATCCCATATCTTAAAAAAGCGCTTACAATAGAGCCTAAAAATCCAGATGTAACAAAAACACTTTTAGGAGTTTACAGGTCTCTTGATATGACAAATGAATACAATGCTTTAAAAGCTGGAATGTAA
- a CDS encoding endonuclease III codes for MNKEARVQFVIDTLKELYPTIPVPLDHKDPYTLLIAVLLSAQCTDVRVNQITPLLFAKADNPYDMVKMSVEEIKEIIRPCGLSPMKSKGIHGLSEILIEKHNGEVPQSFEALEALPAVGHKTASVVMSQAFGVPAFPVDTHIHRLMYRWNLSNGKNVAQTEKDAKRLFPRELWNDLHLQIIWYGREYSPARGWSLEKDIITRTIGKKSIIEEMTK; via the coding sequence ATGAATAAAGAAGCTCGTGTACAATTTGTCATCGATACATTAAAAGAACTCTACCCTACTATACCTGTACCGCTAGATCATAAAGATCCTTATACTTTATTAATTGCTGTTTTGCTTTCGGCACAATGTACAGATGTTCGTGTGAATCAAATTACACCTTTGTTGTTTGCAAAAGCTGATAATCCGTATGATATGGTGAAGATGTCGGTGGAGGAAATCAAGGAAATTATTCGTCCGTGTGGCTTATCGCCAATGAAATCTAAAGGAATTCATGGTTTATCTGAAATTTTAATCGAAAAGCACAATGGCGAAGTACCTCAAAGTTTTGAGGCACTTGAAGCTTTACCGGCTGTTGGACATAAAACGGCGAGTGTTGTAATGTCACAAGCATTCGGCGTTCCGGCTTTTCCGGTTGATACGCACATTCATAGATTAATGTACAGATGGAATCTTTCGAACGGGAAAAACGTTGCGCAGACAGAAAAAGATGCTAAAAGATTATTTCCGAGAGAATTATGGAACGATCTTCATTTACAAATCATTTGGTACGGACGCGAATACTCACCCGCGCGTGGCTGGAGTTTAGAAAAAGATATCATCACCAGAACTATAGGAAAGAAATCCATAATCGAAGAAATGACAAAATAA
- the bcp gene encoding thioredoxin-dependent thiol peroxidase: MTTLKAGDKAPNFSGIDQEGKTHKLADYAGKKLVVFFYPKASTPGCTAEACDLRDNFHRFQANNYELLGVSADSQKAQTKFKEKYELPFPLLADEDKSVINAFGVWGPKKFMGREFDGIHRTTFVINENGIIDEVIEKVKTKEHADQILK; the protein is encoded by the coding sequence ATGACAACATTAAAAGCAGGCGATAAAGCGCCAAACTTTTCGGGAATTGATCAAGAAGGAAAAACACATAAATTGGCAGATTACGCCGGGAAAAAATTAGTAGTTTTCTTTTATCCAAAAGCAAGTACACCAGGTTGCACAGCCGAAGCTTGCGATTTAAGAGATAATTTTCACCGTTTTCAGGCTAATAATTATGAACTTCTTGGCGTAAGTGCCGACAGCCAAAAAGCACAAACAAAATTCAAAGAAAAATATGAATTACCGTTTCCTTTATTGGCAGATGAAGACAAATCGGTTATAAATGCTTTTGGAGTTTGGGGACCAAAGAAATTCATGGGAAGAGAATTCGACGGAATCCACAGAACCACTTTCGTAATCAACGAAAACGGAATTATCGATGAGGTAATCGAAAAAGTAAAAACAAAAGAACACGCAGATCAGATTTTGAAATAA
- a CDS encoding TonB-dependent receptor, with protein MGTEIKLKGDKVIEQIPSIKDKALRINLNENIYGTFAEIGAGQETVRHFFRSGGSSGTIAKAMSAYDKDFSDAVYGVESDGRYVTENRLKKMLTFEGELIEERLSREKHPNKLFFSYANTVATIDFAKQFKGHGWVGIRYQIEPDEAYNEIILHIRFKETDARLQQETLGILGVNLIYGAFYKYNDPKRLLRYLYDHLDKDQLEIDTINFSGPRFADVDNRLMSLQLVKNGMTDAVMFNPEGKNVLPAAVLYKKNLLAFRGSFRPVTNVNLDMYEKSLKMFLSENKVDKDNTLTVFEITLSNLRSDGEIDERDFMDRAELLCSLGQTVMISNFQEYYKVVEYFSNYTKARMGLAMGVNNLVDIFDEKYYRHLSGGILEAFGKLFYRDMKVFLYPMLGEDGEIITSDNLKVHPRMKELYKFFKFNGKVVDIKDYDPNILNIFSRQVLKMIGQGQSGWEPMLPSGVAEIIKEHHLFGYHPQKELEQNS; from the coding sequence ATGGGTACAGAAATAAAACTCAAAGGTGACAAGGTCATCGAACAGATTCCTTCTATAAAAGACAAAGCGTTACGCATTAACTTAAACGAGAATATTTACGGAACATTTGCCGAAATTGGCGCTGGACAAGAGACCGTTAGGCATTTTTTCAGATCCGGAGGTTCGTCGGGAACAATTGCAAAAGCGATGTCTGCCTATGACAAAGATTTTAGTGATGCCGTTTACGGAGTTGAATCTGACGGACGCTATGTGACAGAAAATCGACTAAAAAAAATGTTGACGTTTGAAGGTGAATTGATCGAAGAACGTTTAAGTCGAGAAAAACACCCTAACAAACTTTTTTTCAGCTACGCCAATACAGTAGCAACCATAGATTTTGCCAAGCAATTTAAAGGCCACGGATGGGTCGGAATTAGATACCAAATCGAACCTGACGAAGCTTACAACGAAATTATACTTCATATTCGTTTTAAAGAAACAGATGCCCGTTTACAACAAGAAACTCTCGGAATTTTAGGTGTTAACTTAATTTACGGTGCATTCTACAAATACAATGATCCAAAACGTTTATTGCGTTATTTATACGACCATTTAGACAAAGATCAGCTTGAAATTGATACCATCAACTTTTCCGGACCTCGTTTTGCCGATGTTGACAACCGATTAATGAGTTTACAGTTGGTTAAAAACGGAATGACAGACGCCGTAATGTTTAACCCAGAAGGAAAGAACGTATTGCCGGCTGCTGTTTTGTACAAAAAGAATCTTTTGGCTTTTAGAGGAAGTTTTCGTCCTGTAACGAATGTAAACCTTGACATGTATGAGAAATCATTAAAAATGTTTCTCAGCGAAAATAAAGTTGACAAAGACAATACTTTAACCGTTTTTGAAATTACACTTTCGAACCTGCGTTCTGATGGTGAGATTGACGAACGTGATTTTATGGACAGAGCCGAATTGCTTTGTTCGCTAGGTCAAACGGTTATGATTTCGAATTTCCAAGAATACTATAAAGTGGTTGAATACTTCTCTAATTATACTAAAGCCCGTATGGGATTAGCAATGGGAGTAAACAACCTTGTAGATATTTTTGATGAGAAATATTACCGTCATTTGAGTGGAGGAATTCTGGAAGCTTTCGGGAAATTATTCTACCGAGATATGAAAGTATTCTTATATCCTATGTTGGGCGAAGATGGCGAAATTATCACTTCAGACAACTTAAAAGTGCATCCTCGAATGAAAGAATTATACAAATTCTTTAAATTCAACGGAAAAGTAGTAGATATTAAAGATTATGACCCAAATATCCTAAATATTTTCTCTCGTCAAGTATTAAAAATGATTGGCCAAGGACAATCCGGATGGGAACCAATGCTTCCTTCTGGAGTTGCCGAAATCATAAAAGAACATCATCTTTTTGGATATCATCCACAGAAAGAGCTAGAGCAAAATTCTTAA
- a CDS encoding MBL fold metallo-hydrolase yields the protein MKVYFLGTGTSQGIPIIGVDHPVCKSTDAKDKRLRVSIWISWDEHSYVVDCGPDFRQQMLSCGCRKLDAILFTHEHADHTAGLDDIRPFNFRQGEIPVYAHTRVIENLRRRFEYVFETVNKYPGAPSVKTIEVENNKAFAVGDKLAIPINVMHGDLQVFGYRIDDFAYLTDVKTIEDAEIEKLKNLKVLVINALRVEPHDTHFNLQEALDFINLVKPEKAYLTHISHVLGFHEEVQKTLPENVFLAYDNLEITI from the coding sequence TTGAAGGTCTATTTTTTAGGTACTGGGACTTCTCAAGGTATCCCGATTATTGGGGTTGATCATCCCGTTTGCAAAAGCACTGATGCTAAGGATAAAAGGCTCCGAGTATCCATCTGGATATCGTGGGACGAGCATTCTTATGTTGTAGATTGTGGTCCTGATTTTAGACAGCAGATGCTTTCCTGCGGTTGTCGAAAACTGGATGCTATCTTGTTCACGCATGAGCATGCAGATCACACTGCTGGATTGGATGACATTCGTCCGTTTAATTTCAGACAAGGTGAAATTCCTGTTTATGCACACACACGTGTCATTGAAAATTTAAGACGCCGTTTTGAGTATGTTTTTGAGACCGTAAACAAATATCCTGGAGCGCCGAGTGTCAAAACCATCGAAGTTGAAAACAATAAGGCTTTTGCTGTTGGCGATAAACTGGCAATTCCAATTAATGTCATGCATGGCGATTTGCAGGTTTTTGGTTATCGCATAGACGATTTTGCTTATTTGACCGATGTTAAAACAATTGAAGATGCTGAAATTGAAAAACTGAAAAACTTAAAAGTATTGGTTATAAATGCACTTCGCGTTGAACCTCACGATACTCATTTTAACTTGCAGGAAGCGCTTGATTTTATAAATCTTGTCAAACCTGAAAAAGCTTATTTAACGCATATCAGCCATGTATTGGGTTTTCATGAAGAAGTACAAAAAACACTTCCAGAAAATGTTTTTCTGGCTTATGACAATTTAGAAATTACAATTTAA
- a CDS encoding cysteine hydrolase family protein has protein sequence MSTKLNNPALILIDIQKGFHDVAYWGGDRNNVDAEQKAGALLEIWRSKKLPIFHVQHCSSNPNSILNETNPGNEFQDVVKPLAGETIIKKNINSAFIGTNLKELLDNSNITNLVIVGLTTDHCVSTTTRMAGNFGYNVYLIADATATFNKKGINGEEFSAEIIHQTALASLNEEFAQVVASDFIKEIV, from the coding sequence ATGAGCACAAAACTTAATAATCCAGCATTAATTTTAATTGATATCCAAAAAGGTTTTCATGATGTTGCGTATTGGGGCGGAGATCGAAACAATGTTGATGCCGAACAAAAAGCAGGAGCGCTTTTAGAAATTTGGAGAAGTAAAAAACTACCTATATTCCATGTTCAGCACTGTTCTTCAAATCCGAATTCGATTTTAAACGAAACAAATCCGGGGAATGAATTTCAAGACGTGGTAAAACCTCTTGCAGGCGAAACAATCATTAAAAAAAATATCAACAGTGCTTTTATCGGAACCAATTTAAAGGAACTTCTTGATAATTCCAACATCACCAATCTTGTAATTGTTGGCTTAACAACAGATCATTGCGTTTCAACAACAACTAGAATGGCAGGGAATTTTGGTTATAACGTATATTTAATTGCTGATGCAACAGCAACTTTCAATAAAAAAGGGATAAATGGAGAAGAATTCTCCGCAGAAATAATTCACCAAACTGCTTTAGCGAGCTTAAACGAAGAATTTGCTCAGGTTGTTGCTTCTGATTTTATTAAAGAAATAGTTTAA
- a CDS encoding alpha/beta hydrolase, which yields MNLSLEYKIREPKAILDKNPLLLLLHGYGSNEADLFSFASELPDNYYIISARAPYDLQYGAYAWYAINFDADQNKFTDNVQARTSRDLIAGFIDELVANYPIDANNVTLIGFSQGSILSYATALSYPEKIQRVVAMSGYFNEEIIKEGFENNDFKNLKIFASHGTVDQVIPIEWARKTPAILEKLAIPVVYKEYPVGHGVSPQNFFDFRNWLGN from the coding sequence ATGAATCTATCTTTAGAATATAAAATAAGAGAACCAAAAGCAATTTTAGATAAAAATCCGCTATTGCTTTTATTGCACGGATACGGAAGCAACGAAGCCGATTTATTTTCTTTTGCCTCTGAACTTCCAGATAATTACTACATCATTTCTGCAAGAGCACCTTATGATTTGCAATATGGCGCTTATGCTTGGTACGCCATCAACTTTGATGCAGATCAAAATAAATTTACCGATAATGTACAAGCTAGAACTTCAAGAGATCTAATTGCTGGTTTTATTGATGAATTAGTGGCAAATTACCCAATTGATGCCAATAATGTAACGTTAATTGGATTCAGCCAAGGCTCAATTTTAAGTTATGCTACTGCCCTTTCTTATCCAGAAAAAATTCAGCGCGTTGTTGCGATGAGCGGTTATTTCAACGAAGAAATTATAAAAGAAGGATTTGAAAATAACGACTTCAAAAACTTAAAAATATTCGCTTCACACGGAACTGTAGATCAAGTCATTCCGATTGAATGGGCAAGAAAGACGCCTGCAATTTTAGAGAAATTAGCTATTCCTGTTGTTTACAAAGAATATCCCGTGGGACATGGCGTTTCACCACAAAATTTCTTTGATTTTAGGAATTGGCTAGGAAATTAA
- a CDS encoding dihydroorotase, with amino-acid sequence MKLIIKSAKIIDSKSPFHNQTVDLLIADGVIEKIGVSLPNDDAKVVRFENLHVSQGWFDSSVSLGEPGYEDRETIANGLNVAAKSGFTAIALQPNSLPIIDNQSQVNFVKSKANGFATEIFPIGALTKASEGKDMAELFDMKNSGAIAFGDYNKSIDNANILKIALQYVQDFDGLVIAYSQDPNIKGNGVANEGIVSTRLGLKGIPNLAEELQISRNLFLLEYTGGKLHIPTISTAKSVQLIREAKAKGLNVTASVSVHHLVLTDEKLDGFDTRFKVTPPLRTEVDRQALLNGIADGTIDMITSDHNPIDIEFKKMEFDMAKNGTIGLESAFGALLTVLPVETIVAKLTSARTIFGLENNSIEEGAKANFTLFTTEGKSTFTKENILSKSKNSAFLGTEIQGSVYGIFNQNQLVTK; translated from the coding sequence ATGAAACTAATCATCAAAAGCGCCAAAATTATCGACTCAAAAAGTCCGTTTCACAATCAGACCGTTGATCTTTTAATTGCAGATGGTGTTATAGAAAAAATAGGTGTTTCTCTTCCAAACGATGATGCCAAAGTTGTACGATTTGAAAATCTTCATGTTTCTCAAGGCTGGTTTGACAGCAGTGTTTCGCTTGGAGAACCAGGTTACGAAGACAGAGAAACAATCGCAAACGGATTGAATGTTGCGGCAAAAAGTGGCTTTACGGCAATTGCCTTGCAACCAAATTCATTGCCCATTATTGACAATCAATCACAAGTAAATTTTGTAAAAAGTAAAGCAAATGGTTTTGCGACAGAAATTTTTCCAATTGGTGCTTTGACAAAAGCTAGTGAAGGAAAAGATATGGCAGAACTTTTTGACATGAAAAATTCGGGAGCAATTGCGTTTGGAGATTATAATAAAAGCATCGACAATGCTAATATTTTGAAAATCGCTTTACAATATGTACAAGATTTCGACGGATTGGTTATCGCTTACTCACAAGATCCAAACATCAAAGGAAATGGTGTTGCAAACGAAGGAATTGTTTCAACAAGATTAGGCTTAAAAGGAATTCCAAATCTAGCCGAAGAACTTCAGATTTCAAGAAACTTATTTTTATTGGAATATACAGGCGGAAAACTTCATATTCCAACAATTTCTACAGCAAAATCAGTTCAATTGATCAGAGAAGCTAAAGCAAAAGGTTTAAATGTAACTGCAAGTGTTTCTGTACATCATTTGGTTTTAACCGATGAAAAACTAGACGGTTTTGACACACGTTTTAAAGTGACTCCGCCATTAAGAACTGAAGTAGACAGACAGGCTTTACTTAACGGAATTGCTGATGGAACCATCGACATGATTACATCAGACCACAATCCGATTGATATTGAATTCAAAAAAATGGAATTTGATATGGCCAAAAATGGAACCATTGGTTTAGAAAGTGCTTTCGGAGCTTTATTAACTGTTTTACCGGTCGAAACTATTGTTGCAAAACTAACTTCAGCAAGAACTATTTTCGGTTTAGAAAATAATTCAATTGAAGAAGGCGCAAAAGCTAATTTCACTTTATTTACTACTGAAGGAAAATCAACTTTTACGAAAGAAAACATTCTTTCAAAATCTAAAAATTCTGCTTTTTTAGGAACTGAAATCCAAGGTTCTGTGTACGGAATTTTCAATCAAAATCAACTTGTTACAAAATAA
- a CDS encoding BatA domain-containing protein, protein MHFKHPEILYFLFLLIVPILVHLFQLRRFKTSYFSNVRFLKELAIQTRKSSKIKKRLLLATRLLLLTCAIIAFAQPFFEAKDSKNATNEMYIVLDNSFSMQAKGKKGELLKRAVQELLENTPETTQFSLLTNTDNYWNTDIKSSKSALQNLNYSASPFELTSIIAKIKAHKSAHKKDIVIITDAVGLKEKDVKNIDFEEKPYFIVPEAEQKNNVSIDSVYINQTLENFYEIGVNLSAYGDDFSPISTALYNQNKLIAKTIINFDAKKKKINFTIPKEAFHGYVSIEDNGLTYDNKLYFSISKNKKTNVISIGEPEKSNFLARIYTPNEFNYNNYSISSLDYNTLEKQNTIILNELVEIPQALQTTLKSFVLKGGNLVIIPSEKTSISNFNTFLANFGKVQFNNLKTESKLITKINFDHPLFSGVFENKITNFQYPKTNSSFAVSSPYPAVLSYEDQSPFVTAIQNSVSGITIFSAPINSVNSNFQQSPLIVPLFYKIATNNQKTGVNALTIGNNQPYFVDVLLTKDAILEVKGTEDSFIPIQQILNNKVKLTFNDFPETAGNYSVFDKKEWVENFSFNYKRTESDLSQVNTNVVSDFKTADTISTIFNTLQTERTDSQIWKWFVIFALLFLALEMAIIKFVK, encoded by the coding sequence ATGCATTTTAAACATCCCGAAATTCTATACTTTCTGTTTTTGTTGATTGTTCCAATTTTGGTTCATTTATTTCAATTACGACGTTTTAAGACTTCTTATTTCAGCAATGTTCGTTTCCTGAAAGAGCTTGCCATTCAGACTCGTAAAAGCTCAAAAATCAAAAAACGATTATTACTTGCCACGAGATTATTACTTCTGACATGTGCAATTATTGCTTTTGCTCAACCCTTTTTTGAAGCAAAAGACAGCAAAAATGCCACGAATGAAATGTATATTGTTTTAGATAATTCATTCAGTATGCAAGCAAAAGGCAAAAAAGGCGAATTATTGAAACGTGCCGTTCAAGAATTATTGGAAAACACTCCAGAAACGACACAGTTTTCACTTTTGACAAACACTGATAACTATTGGAATACCGATATCAAATCGTCGAAAAGCGCGCTTCAAAATTTAAATTACAGTGCTTCGCCATTTGAGCTTACTTCTATTATTGCAAAAATAAAAGCACACAAATCGGCACATAAAAAGGATATTGTGATTATTACAGATGCTGTTGGCTTAAAAGAAAAAGATGTCAAAAATATTGATTTTGAAGAAAAACCGTATTTCATAGTTCCAGAAGCAGAACAAAAAAACAACGTTTCGATTGATAGCGTTTACATCAACCAAACTTTAGAGAATTTCTACGAAATTGGCGTAAACTTATCGGCTTATGGTGACGATTTCAGCCCAATTTCGACTGCATTGTACAATCAAAACAAACTGATTGCTAAAACAATAATCAATTTTGACGCAAAGAAAAAGAAAATCAATTTTACAATTCCGAAAGAAGCTTTTCATGGTTATGTTTCGATTGAAGATAACGGATTGACGTATGACAATAAATTGTATTTCAGTATTTCAAAAAACAAAAAAACAAACGTAATCAGCATTGGTGAACCGGAAAAAAGCAATTTCTTAGCCCGAATTTATACCCCAAACGAATTCAATTACAATAATTATTCGATCAGTTCTTTAGATTATAATACTTTAGAAAAACAGAACACCATTATTCTGAATGAATTAGTTGAGATTCCGCAGGCATTACAAACAACTCTTAAAAGTTTTGTTTTAAAGGGCGGAAATTTAGTTATTATTCCTTCTGAAAAAACTTCAATTTCCAACTTCAACACTTTCTTAGCAAACTTTGGAAAAGTTCAGTTTAATAATTTAAAAACCGAAAGCAAATTGATTACCAAAATCAATTTTGATCACCCTTTGTTTTCAGGAGTTTTTGAAAACAAAATCACTAATTTTCAATATCCAAAGACAAATTCTTCATTTGCGGTTTCAAGTCCATATCCGGCTGTTTTATCTTATGAAGACCAAAGTCCTTTTGTAACCGCAATTCAAAATTCGGTTTCCGGAATTACTATTTTTTCGGCACCAATAAATAGCGTCAATTCGAATTTTCAGCAATCGCCTTTAATCGTTCCTTTATTTTATAAAATTGCGACAAACAACCAAAAAACAGGAGTTAACGCGTTGACCATTGGAAACAATCAGCCTTATTTTGTTGATGTTTTATTGACAAAAGATGCAATTTTAGAAGTAAAAGGAACCGAAGATTCGTTCATTCCAATTCAGCAAATCTTAAACAATAAAGTTAAATTAACGTTTAACGATTTCCCTGAAACAGCTGGAAATTATAGCGTTTTTGACAAAAAAGAATGGGTTGAAAACTTTAGTTTCAATTACAAAAGAACGGAAAGCGACCTTAGTCAGGTAAACACAAACGTAGTTTCCGATTTCAAAACCGCCGATACAATTTCGACCATTTTTAATACGTTACAAACTGAACGAACAGACAGCCAAATTTGGAAATGGTTTGTTATCTTTGCCCTGTTATTTTTAGCATTAGAAATGGCAATTATAAAATTTGTAAAATAG